One stretch of Campylobacter sp. CCS1377 DNA includes these proteins:
- the rpoC gene encoding DNA-directed RNA polymerase subunit beta' — protein MSKFKIIEVKEETRPRDFEAFQLRLASPEKIKSWSYGEVKKPETINYRTLKPERDGLFCAKIFGPIRDYECLCGKYKKMRFKGVKCEKCGVEVANSKVRRSRMGHIELVTPVAHIWYVNSLPSRIGTLLGVKMKDLERVLYYEAYIVENPGDAYYDNESNKKVEFCDVLNEEQYQSLMQRYENSGFKARMGGEVVRDLLANLDLVALLNQLKEEMMTTNSEAKKKTIIKRLKVVENFLNSNLNANIDGDEAVPNRPEWMMITNLPVLPPDLRPLVALDGGKFAVSDVNDLYRRVINRNTRLKRLMELDAPEIIIRNEKRMLQEAVDALFDNGRRANAVKGANKRPLKSLSEIIKGKQGRFRQNLLGKRVDFSGRSVIVVGPKLRMDQCGLPKKMALELFKPHLLAKLEEKGYATTVKQAKKMIENKTNEVWECLEEVVKGHPVMLNRAPTLHKLSIQAFHPVLVEGKAIQLHPLVCAAFNADFDGDQMAVHVPLSQEAIAECKVLMLSSMNILLPASGKSVTVPSQDMVLGIYYLSLEKTNAKGAHKICSGIDEAMMALEAGCLDIHANIQTVVDGRKITTTAGRLIIKSILPDFVPENMWNKILKKKDIAALVDYVYKKGGLELTASFLDRLKNLGFEYATKAGVSISIADIIVPEHKQKNIESAKKQVREIQNSYNLGLITSGERYNKIIDIWKSTNNILSKEMMELVQKDKNGFNSIYMMADSGARGSAAQISQLAAMRGLMAKPDGSIIETPIISNFREGLNVLEYFISTHGARKGLADTALKTANAGYLTRKLIDVAQNVKITIEDCGTHEGVEINEITADGAIIETLEERILGRVLAENVIDPITNETLLAEGALIDEEKARILTESGIKSVSIRTPITCKAKKGICAKCYGINLGEGKLVKPGEAVGIISAQSIGEPGTQLTLRTFHSGGTASTDLQDRQVSAQKEGFIRFYNLKTYENKEGKSIVANRRNAAILLVEPKIKAPFKGIVNIENIHEDVVVSVKDKKQEVKYILRKYDLAKPNELAGVSGSIDGKLYLPYQSGTEVGQDESIVEVIKEGWNVPNRIPFASEISVKDGDPVVQNIKAGEVGTLKFYVLKGDGLDRIRNLKKGDVVKEKGFFVVIADENDREAKRHYIPRQSVIEFDDSSVITDPNAIIASAVNKEKVVIAEWDAYNNTIIAEIDGTISFEDIEAGYSADEQIDEATGKRSLVINEYLPSGVRPSLIITGKGGKTSRYQLEPKTVIFVHDGDKVSQADILAKTPKAAAKSKDITGGLPRVSELFEARKPKNAAIIAEIDGVVKFDKPLRSKERLIIQAEDGSSVEYLIDKSKHIQVREGEFVHAGEKLTDGIISSHDVLKILGEKALHYYLISEIQQVYRGQGVVISDKHIEIIVSQMLRQVRVIDSGNTKFIVGDLISRRKFREENEKIIRMGGEPAIAEPVLLGVTRAAIGSDSVISAASFQETTKVLTEASIAGKIDYLEDLKENVILGRMIPVGTGLYGDHDLKIKQQD, from the coding sequence ATGAGTAAATTTAAAATCATTGAAGTAAAAGAAGAAACAAGACCGAGAGACTTTGAAGCTTTTCAATTAAGACTTGCAAGCCCAGAAAAAATTAAATCATGGTCCTATGGTGAAGTAAAAAAACCAGAAACTATTAATTATAGAACCTTAAAACCTGAAAGAGATGGACTTTTTTGTGCTAAAATCTTTGGCCCTATTCGTGATTATGAATGTCTTTGTGGCAAGTATAAGAAAATGCGTTTTAAAGGCGTTAAATGTGAAAAATGTGGTGTTGAAGTTGCAAATTCGAAAGTACGTCGTTCAAGAATGGGGCATATCGAGCTTGTAACTCCAGTGGCACATATTTGGTATGTAAATTCTCTGCCAAGTCGTATAGGAACGCTTTTGGGCGTTAAAATGAAAGATCTTGAACGCGTGCTTTATTATGAAGCTTATATTGTAGAAAATCCAGGTGATGCTTATTATGATAATGAAAGCAATAAAAAAGTTGAATTTTGTGATGTTTTAAATGAAGAGCAATATCAAAGCTTAATGCAACGCTATGAAAATAGTGGTTTTAAAGCAAGAATGGGTGGTGAAGTTGTCCGTGATTTGCTTGCTAATTTAGATCTTGTGGCGCTTTTGAATCAGCTTAAAGAAGAAATGATGACAACGAATTCAGAGGCAAAGAAAAAAACTATCATTAAGCGTTTAAAAGTTGTGGAAAATTTTTTAAATTCAAATCTTAATGCCAATATAGATGGCGATGAAGCAGTTCCTAATCGTCCAGAGTGGATGATGATTACAAATCTTCCTGTATTACCTCCTGACTTGCGTCCTTTGGTTGCTTTAGATGGTGGTAAATTTGCAGTTTCTGATGTGAACGATTTATATCGCCGTGTGATTAATAGAAATACGCGTTTAAAAAGATTAATGGAGCTTGATGCACCAGAAATCATTATAAGAAATGAAAAAAGAATGCTTCAAGAAGCGGTAGATGCACTTTTTGATAATGGTCGTCGTGCAAATGCTGTTAAGGGAGCAAATAAACGCCCACTTAAATCTTTAAGTGAAATTATCAAAGGTAAGCAAGGTCGTTTCAGACAAAACTTACTTGGTAAAAGGGTGGATTTTTCAGGTCGTAGTGTAATTGTTGTTGGTCCAAAACTTAGAATGGATCAATGTGGCTTGCCTAAAAAAATGGCTTTGGAATTATTTAAGCCGCATTTGTTAGCTAAACTTGAAGAAAAAGGCTATGCAACAACTGTTAAGCAAGCTAAAAAGATGATAGAAAATAAAACTAATGAAGTTTGGGAATGTTTGGAAGAGGTTGTTAAAGGACACCCTGTTATGCTAAATCGTGCACCAACTTTACATAAGCTTTCTATACAAGCTTTCCATCCTGTTTTGGTCGAAGGTAAGGCCATACAACTTCATCCTTTGGTTTGTGCTGCATTTAATGCGGACTTTGATGGGGATCAAATGGCGGTGCATGTACCACTTTCGCAAGAAGCAATTGCAGAATGTAAAGTTTTAATGCTTTCATCAATGAATATTCTTTTACCAGCGAGTGGTAAATCTGTAACCGTTCCTTCTCAAGATATGGTTTTGGGAATTTATTATCTTTCTTTGGAAAAGACAAATGCTAAGGGTGCACATAAAATTTGTTCAGGTATCGATGAGGCTATGATGGCTTTAGAAGCAGGTTGCTTAGATATCCATGCTAATATCCAAACTGTGGTTGATGGAAGAAAAATCACTACAACCGCTGGTCGTTTGATTATTAAATCTATTTTACCTGACTTTGTTCCTGAAAATATGTGGAATAAAATTCTAAAGAAAAAAGATATTGCTGCACTTGTAGATTATGTCTATAAAAAAGGTGGTTTAGAACTTACAGCAAGTTTCTTAGATAGACTTAAAAATTTAGGTTTTGAATATGCGACTAAAGCAGGTGTTTCTATATCAATTGCTGATATTATTGTGCCAGAGCATAAGCAAAAAAATATTGAAAGTGCTAAAAAACAAGTAAGAGAAATTCAAAATTCTTATAATCTTGGTTTAATCACTTCAGGTGAAAGATATAATAAAATTATCGATATTTGGAAAAGCACAAATAATATACTCTCAAAAGAGATGATGGAGCTTGTACAAAAAGACAAAAATGGATTTAATTCCATTTATATGATGGCCGATTCTGGTGCTAGGGGTAGTGCGGCACAAATTTCGCAGCTTGCAGCAATGAGAGGACTTATGGCTAAACCAGATGGCTCGATCATCGAAACGCCAATTATTTCAAATTTCCGCGAAGGGCTTAATGTGCTTGAATATTTTATTTCAACGCATGGAGCTAGAAAGGGTCTTGCAGATACTGCGCTTAAGACCGCAAATGCGGGTTATTTGACAAGAAAATTAATTGATGTGGCACAAAATGTTAAGATTACTATTGAAGATTGTGGAACACATGAGGGTGTAGAGATTAATGAAATTACTGCAGATGGTGCCATTATAGAGACTTTAGAGGAAAGAATTCTTGGTAGAGTTTTGGCTGAAAATGTCATTGATCCAATTACCAATGAGACTCTTTTAGCAGAAGGTGCTTTGATTGATGAAGAAAAAGCTAGAATTTTAACTGAGAGTGGCATTAAAAGTGTGAGTATTCGCACTCCTATTACTTGTAAAGCAAAAAAAGGAATTTGTGCTAAATGTTATGGTATTAATCTTGGTGAAGGTAAACTTGTTAAACCAGGTGAGGCTGTGGGTATCATTTCAGCACAATCTATTGGTGAGCCAGGTACTCAGCTTACACTTAGAACTTTCCACAGCGGGGGAACAGCAAGTACTGATTTGCAAGATAGACAAGTGAGTGCCCAAAAAGAAGGATTTATAAGATTTTATAATCTTAAAACTTATGAAAATAAAGAAGGTAAAAGTATAGTTGCAAATCGCAGAAATGCGGCAATTTTACTTGTTGAACCAAAAATTAAAGCACCATTTAAAGGTATAGTGAATATTGAAAATATTCATGAGGATGTGGTTGTTTCTGTAAAAGATAAGAAGCAAGAAGTAAAATATATCTTAAGAAAATATGATTTGGCTAAGCCTAATGAATTAGCTGGTGTTAGTGGTAGTATAGATGGTAAGCTTTATTTGCCTTATCAAAGTGGAACTGAAGTGGGGCAAGATGAAAGTATAGTTGAAGTTATCAAAGAGGGATGGAATGTGCCAAATCGTATTCCATTTGCGAGTGAAATTTCTGTTAAAGATGGTGATCCTGTGGTGCAAAATATTAAAGCAGGTGAAGTGGGAACTTTAAAATTCTATGTTTTAAAAGGCGATGGCTTAGATAGGATTAGAAATCTAAAAAAAGGTGATGTAGTAAAAGAAAAAGGCTTTTTTGTTGTAATTGCAGATGAAAATGATAGAGAAGCAAAAAGACATTATATCCCTAGACAATCAGTGATTGAATTTGATGATAGTTCGGTTATTACTGATCCTAATGCTATTATTGCAAGTGCGGTCAATAAAGAAAAGGTTGTTATTGCAGAATGGGATGCGTATAATAATACCATTATTGCAGAAATTGATGGAACGATTAGTTTCGAAGATATTGAAGCTGGTTATAGCGCAGATGAGCAAATTGATGAAGCTACCGGAAAACGTTCTTTAGTCATCAATGAATATTTGCCAAGTGGAGTAAGACCTAGCTTGATTATTACAGGAAAAGGTGGAAAGACTTCTCGTTATCAATTAGAACCTAAAACTGTTATTTTTGTACATGATGGTGATAAGGTTTCTCAAGCTGATATTTTGGCAAAAACTCCAAAAGCAGCAGCAAAATCTAAAGATATTACCGGTGGTCTCCCAAGGGTTTCAGAACTTTTTGAAGCAAGAAAACCAAAAAATGCAGCAATTATTGCAGAAATCGATGGTGTAGTGAAATTTGACAAGCCTTTGCGCTCTAAGGAAAGATTGATTATCCAAGCAGAAGATGGTAGCAGTGTTGAATACTTGATTGATAAAAGTAAACATATCCAAGTAAGAGAAGGTGAATTTGTTCATGCTGGAGAGAAGCTTACAGATGGTATCATTTCAAGTCATGATGTGCTTAAAATTTTAGGTGAAAAAGCCTTGCATTACTATTTAATTTCTGAAATTCAGCAAGTTTATCGCGGACAAGGCGTTGTGATTTCTGATAAGCATATAGAAATTATAGTTTCTCAAATGCTAAGACAGGTTAGAGTTATAGATAGCGGAAACACTAAATTTATTGTTGGAGATCTTATTTCAAGAAGAAAATTCAGAGAAGAAAATGAAAAAATCATTAGAATGGGTGGAGAGCCAGCTATTGCTGAACCTGTGCTTTTGGGGGTTACAAGAGCTGCGATTGGAAGCGATAGTGTGATTTCTGCTGCTTCTTTCCAAGAAACAACCAAGGTTTTAACCGAAGCGAGTATAGCAGGTAAAATTGATTATCTTGAAGATCTAAAAGAAAATGTTATTTTAGGTAGAATGATTCCGGTTGGTACTGGTCTTTATGGGGATCATGATCTAAAAATCAAACAACAAGATTAA
- a CDS encoding type II secretion system protein: MKKAFSLLELVFSIIILGIIFTGFIPIYIQIQRNHQSLFLNQKLFELERKIFNKDYSEQKTILLRIQDLGDIKFIQKSSSDSVFTLKTLSINDQNYTSEFKDENSF; this comes from the coding sequence ATGAAAAAAGCTTTTTCTTTATTAGAGCTTGTTTTTTCTATTATTATTTTGGGAATTATTTTTACTGGATTTATCCCCATATATATACAAATTCAAAGAAATCATCAAAGTCTTTTTTTAAACCAAAAACTTTTCGAACTTGAACGCAAAATATTCAATAAAGATTATTCTGAACAAAAAACCATTTTGCTTAGAATACAAGATTTAGGTGATATTAAATTCATACAAAAAAGTAGTTCAGATTCAGTTTTTACTCTCAAAACGCTCTCCATAAATGATCAAAATTACACAAGCGAATTTAAAGATGAAAACAGCTTTTAG
- the fusA gene encoding elongation factor G has translation MSRSTPLKKVRNIGIAAHIDAGKTTTSERILFFTGMSHKIGEVHDGAATMDWMEQEKERGITITSAATTCFWKDHQINLIDTPGHVDFTIEVERSMRVLDGAVSVFCSVGGVQPQSETVWRQANKYGVPRIVFVNKMDRIGANFFNVEEQIKNRLKGNPVPLQIPIGAEDNFKGVIDLITMKALVWEDENKPTDYVEKEIPAELKEKAEEYRTKMIEAVSETSDELMEKYLGGEELSNEEIRAGIKAGCLSLSMVPMLCGTAFKNKGIQPLLDAVVAYLPAPDEVANIKGEYEDGTEVSVKSTDDGEFAGLAFKIMTDPFVGQLTFVRVYRGSLESGSYAYNSTKDKKERIGRLLKMHSNKREEIKTLYAGEIGAVVGLKDTLTGDTLASEKDKVILERMDFPDPVISVAVEPKTKADQEKMSIALNKLAQEDPSFRVSTDEESGQTIISGMGELHLEIIVDRMLREFKVEAEVGQPQVAYRETIRKTVEQEYKYAKQSGGRGQYGHVFLRLEPLEPGSGYEFVNDIKGGVIPKEYIPAVDKGVQEALQNGVLAGYPVEDVKVTVYDGSYHEVDSSEMAFKLAASMGFKEGARKAGAVILEPMMKVEVETPEEYMGDVIGDLNKRRGQVNSMDERGGNKIITAFCPLAEMFGYSTDLRSQTQGRATYSMEFDHYDEVPKNVSEEIIKKRNG, from the coding sequence ATGTCAAGAAGTACTCCTTTAAAAAAGGTTAGAAATATCGGTATTGCTGCGCACATTGATGCAGGAAAAACAACTACAAGTGAGAGAATTCTTTTCTTTACGGGTATGAGTCATAAGATAGGTGAGGTGCATGATGGTGCTGCGACTATGGACTGGATGGAGCAAGAAAAAGAAAGAGGTATTACAATTACTTCTGCTGCGACTACTTGTTTTTGGAAAGATCATCAAATCAACCTTATAGACACTCCAGGTCACGTGGATTTTACGATAGAAGTTGAAAGATCAATGCGTGTTCTTGATGGTGCGGTTTCTGTATTTTGTTCAGTAGGTGGGGTACAACCTCAATCTGAAACTGTTTGGAGACAAGCAAATAAATATGGTGTTCCAAGAATTGTTTTTGTAAATAAAATGGATAGAATTGGCGCGAATTTTTTCAATGTTGAAGAGCAAATTAAAAATCGCTTAAAAGGAAATCCAGTTCCACTTCAAATTCCAATTGGCGCTGAAGATAATTTCAAAGGTGTGATCGATCTTATCACAATGAAAGCGTTGGTTTGGGAAGATGAAAATAAGCCAACTGATTATGTAGAAAAAGAAATTCCAGCAGAGCTTAAAGAAAAAGCAGAAGAATATCGCACTAAAATGATAGAAGCAGTTTCTGAAACAAGCGATGAATTAATGGAAAAATACCTAGGTGGCGAAGAATTAAGTAATGAAGAGATTAGAGCAGGTATTAAAGCAGGATGTTTAAGTCTTTCTATGGTACCTATGCTTTGCGGAACTGCATTTAAAAATAAAGGAATTCAACCTTTGCTTGATGCAGTTGTAGCTTATTTACCAGCTCCTGATGAAGTTGCAAATATCAAAGGTGAATACGAAGATGGCACAGAAGTTTCTGTAAAATCAACAGATGATGGTGAATTTGCAGGGCTTGCGTTTAAAATTATGACTGACCCATTTGTTGGACAATTAACTTTCGTGCGTGTGTATCGTGGTAGTTTAGAAAGCGGTTCTTATGCTTATAACTCTACTAAAGATAAAAAAGAAAGAATCGGTCGTTTATTGAAAATGCACTCTAACAAAAGAGAAGAAATTAAGACTTTATATGCAGGAGAAATCGGTGCGGTTGTAGGTCTTAAAGATACGCTAACAGGGGATACTTTAGCAAGTGAAAAAGATAAAGTAATTCTAGAAAGAATGGATTTTCCTGATCCAGTTATTAGTGTTGCAGTGGAGCCAAAAACAAAAGCGGATCAAGAAAAAATGTCTATTGCTTTAAATAAATTAGCACAAGAAGATCCAAGCTTTAGAGTTTCTACTGATGAAGAAAGCGGTCAAACTATCATTTCGGGTATGGGTGAGTTACACCTTGAGATTATCGTTGATAGAATGCTTCGTGAATTTAAAGTGGAAGCTGAAGTAGGACAACCACAAGTTGCTTACCGTGAAACTATTAGAAAAACAGTTGAACAAGAGTATAAATACGCTAAGCAATCAGGTGGTCGTGGTCAATACGGACATGTATTCTTACGCCTTGAACCGCTTGAGCCTGGTAGTGGATATGAATTTGTTAATGATATCAAAGGTGGGGTAATTCCAAAAGAATATATTCCTGCAGTAGATAAAGGGGTGCAAGAAGCATTGCAAAATGGTGTTTTAGCAGGTTATCCAGTAGAAGATGTTAAAGTAACTGTTTATGATGGAAGTTACCATGAAGTGGATTCTTCTGAAATGGCGTTTAAACTTGCTGCTTCTATGGGCTTTAAAGAAGGTGCTAGAAAAGCAGGTGCGGTAATCTTAGAACCTATGATGAAAGTTGAAGTTGAAACTCCTGAAGAATACATGGGTGATGTAATCGGCGATCTTAACAAACGCCGTGGTCAAGTAAATTCAATGGATGAAAGAGGTGGCAATAAAATCATCACTGCATTTTGTCCTTTGGCTGAAATGTTTGGTTATTCAACCGATCTTAGAAGCCAAACTCAAGGCCGTGCGACTTATTCTATGGAATTTGATCACTATGATGAAGTTCCAAAAAATGTTTCTGAAGAAATTATCAAGAAAAGAAACGGCTAA
- a CDS encoding inverse autotransporter beta domain-containing protein: MKKLLLCFLILFANANDLENALKSNTSSVVIQNQEWIQFDRKFIFEAPQNLQDESVDFKNYLNAQFAKILENGENGEQTDSNLDFANQSLELKNLSTLYEYENNTLLFQKEIYIAEQNYNYSGGLINRYKQEDFLLGVNTFVDGQEDMQNHSFGGEFGYSKYFKTYANYYIPDDEAKQRVAEFGMSFVFPYYTPLGIDISRDFEKVDYKISYSPYSIFNLSLVHHDYNELDPNTSVHFGFTIRYDKHLLKQLTKNDNALEEIHRYDYLKRNKYY; this comes from the coding sequence ATGAAAAAATTATTATTATGTTTTTTGATTCTTTTTGCTAATGCCAATGATTTAGAAAATGCCTTAAAGTCAAACACTTCTTCTGTTGTGATTCAAAATCAAGAATGGATACAATTTGACAGGAAGTTTATTTTCGAAGCTCCGCAAAATTTACAAGATGAATCAGTTGATTTTAAAAATTATCTCAATGCTCAATTTGCAAAAATTCTTGAAAATGGGGAAAATGGAGAACAAACCGATAGCAATTTGGATTTTGCAAATCAGAGTTTGGAGCTTAAAAATTTAAGTACTTTGTATGAATATGAGAATAATACTTTATTATTTCAAAAAGAAATTTATATTGCTGAACAAAATTATAATTATTCCGGTGGTTTGATTAATCGATATAAGCAAGAAGATTTTTTATTGGGTGTAAATACTTTTGTCGATGGTCAAGAAGATATGCAAAATCACAGCTTTGGCGGAGAATTTGGCTATAGTAAATATTTTAAAACTTATGCAAATTATTATATTCCAGATGATGAAGCAAAACAAAGAGTAGCAGAATTTGGAATGAGTTTTGTATTTCCTTATTATACGCCTTTGGGTATAGACATTAGTAGAGATTTTGAAAAGGTTGATTATAAAATAAGTTATTCTCCATATTCCATTTTTAATTTAAGTTTAGTGCATCATGATTATAATGAATTAGATCCTAATACCTCAGTACATTTTGGTTTTACCATTAGATACGACAAACATTTATTAAAACAATTAACAAAAAATGATAATGCTTTAGAAGAAATTCATCGTTATGATTATTTGAAAAGAAATAAGTATTATTAA
- the rpsG gene encoding 30S ribosomal protein S7 has product MRRRKAPVREVLPDPIYGNKVITKFINSLMYDGKKSTATTIMYGALEAIDKKGGEKKGIEIFNDAIENIKPILEVKSRRVGGATYQVPVEVRPARQQALAIRWIISFARKRSERTMIDKLAAELLDAANSKGASFKKKEDTYKMAEANKAFAHYRW; this is encoded by the coding sequence ATGAGAAGAAGAAAAGCTCCGGTAAGAGAAGTCTTGCCTGATCCGATTTATGGTAATAAAGTAATCACAAAATTCATTAATTCTTTAATGTATGATGGTAAAAAAAGCACAGCTACGACTATCATGTATGGTGCTTTAGAAGCTATCGATAAAAAAGGTGGTGAGAAAAAAGGTATTGAAATTTTTAATGATGCAATTGAGAATATCAAGCCTATTTTAGAGGTAAAATCTCGCCGTGTGGGTGGAGCGACTTATCAAGTTCCAGTAGAAGTTCGTCCTGCTAGACAACAAGCTTTAGCGATTCGTTGGATTATTTCTTTTGCTAGAAAAAGAAGCGAAAGAACAATGATAGATAAATTAGCAGCTGAACTTTTAGATGCAGCAAATAGCAAAGGCGCTTCATTCAAGAAGAAAGAAGATACTTATAAAATGGCTGAAGCAAATAAAGCGTTTGCTCACTATCGTTGGTAA
- a CDS encoding single-stranded DNA-binding protein — protein sequence MFNKVVLLGNLTRDIEMRYAPSGSAIGSSAIAVTRRFSSNNGEKREETCFIDITFFGRTAEIANQYLSKGSKILVEGRLKFDQWNDQNGQSRSKHSVYVENLEMLGSGINQGQNNFNNIGQNTYSAEQNQSFDPYTANQNSNTLNRNSQSQRQPQQETKMKEIDVDNYYDDDSELPF from the coding sequence ATGTTTAATAAAGTCGTTTTGCTAGGAAATCTTACAAGAGACATTGAAATGCGTTATGCCCCATCAGGAAGTGCTATAGGTTCTTCGGCAATTGCGGTCACTAGGAGATTTAGTTCTAATAACGGCGAAAAGCGAGAGGAAACTTGTTTTATTGATATCACTTTTTTTGGACGTACTGCTGAAATTGCCAATCAATATCTTTCTAAAGGAAGCAAAATTCTAGTGGAAGGAAGATTGAAATTTGATCAATGGAATGATCAAAATGGACAAAGCAGAAGTAAACATAGTGTTTATGTTGAGAATTTGGAAATGCTTGGTTCTGGAATCAATCAAGGACAAAACAATTTTAATAATATTGGACAGAATACTTATTCTGCTGAACAAAATCAAAGTTTTGATCCTTATACGGCTAATCAAAATTCAAATACTCTAAACAGAAATTCGCAAAGTCAAAGACAACCACAGCAAGAAACAAAGATGAAAGAGATTGATGTGGATAATTATTATGATGACGATAGTGAATTACCATTTTAA
- the rpsL gene encoding 30S ribosomal protein S12 translates to MPTINQLVRKERKKVLEKSKSPALKNCPQRRGVCTRVYTTTPKKPNSALRKVAKVRLTSGFEVISYIGGEGHNLQEHSIVLVRGGRVKDLPGVKYHIVRGALDTAGVAKRTVSRSKYGAKRPKASAK, encoded by the coding sequence GTGCCTACCATAAATCAATTGGTTAGAAAAGAGCGCAAAAAAGTTTTAGAGAAATCTAAATCTCCAGCGCTTAAAAATTGTCCACAAAGAAGGGGAGTTTGCACTAGGGTTTATACAACAACCCCTAAAAAACCAAACTCAGCGTTAAGAAAAGTTGCCAAAGTAAGACTTACTAGTGGCTTTGAAGTGATTAGCTACATCGGTGGTGAAGGTCACAATCTACAAGAGCACAGCATTGTTTTAGTGCGTGGCGGTAGGGTAAAAGACTTACCAGGTGTGAAGTATCATATCGTGCGTGGTGCGCTTGATACTGCGGGCGTTGCAAAAAGAACAGTTTCTCGTTCTAAATATGGTGCAAAGCGTCCTAAAGCAAGTGCTAAGTAA
- the rpsF gene encoding 30S ribosomal protein S6: MKHYEVLFILKPTLTEEEVNAKLEFVKEVLTKNGAEIETVVPMGTRKLAYTIKKYERGTYFVIYFKAPTTLIAELERVLRITEEVIRFLIVKYENKKEIAAWEKLSHGVKQSKKEIKPLEAPEI, from the coding sequence ATGAAACATTATGAGGTTTTATTTATTTTAAAACCAACACTTACCGAAGAGGAAGTGAATGCTAAGTTGGAATTCGTAAAAGAAGTTCTTACAAAAAATGGTGCAGAAATTGAAACAGTTGTTCCAATGGGAACTAGAAAACTTGCATATACGATTAAAAAGTATGAGCGAGGTACTTATTTTGTGATTTATTTTAAAGCTCCTACAACATTAATTGCAGAACTTGAAAGGGTTTTAAGAATTACAGAAGAAGTTATAAGATTTTTAATTGTTAAATATGAGAATAAAAAAGAAATAGCTGCATGGGAGAAATTAAGCCATGGAGTAAAACAATCTAAAAAAGAAATTAAGCCTTTAGAAGCTCCAGAAATTTAA
- the rpsR gene encoding 30S ribosomal protein S18, translating into MAEKRKYSRKYCKYTEAKVEFIDYKDTSMLKHALSERFKIMPRRLTGTSKKYQEMVEIAIKRARHVALIPYIVDRKEVVNNPFENL; encoded by the coding sequence ATGGCAGAAAAAAGAAAATATTCACGTAAATATTGTAAATATACAGAGGCTAAAGTTGAATTTATCGATTATAAAGATACTTCTATGTTAAAACATGCTTTATCTGAAAGATTTAAAATTATGCCTCGTCGCTTAACAGGAACAAGCAAAAAATATCAAGAAATGGTTGAAATAGCTATTAAGCGAGCAAGACATGTTGCACTTATTCCTTATATTGTAGATCGTAAAGAAGTGGTCAACAACCCTTTTGAAAATTTATAA